In Gambusia affinis linkage group LG08, SWU_Gaff_1.0, whole genome shotgun sequence, a single window of DNA contains:
- the rcn2 gene encoding reticulocalbin-2 isoform X1, translated as MGGTMHCLPWQPTTKAGHPRTMEHTLFLFLLMLQFSVGQLGSPEHIHEDHYIGKQHNPDHDMAVLLGEESTREIKELSPGEQRKKMIVVVEKIDTNRDTLLSAEEITLWIQHVYKQYAKEDAKERFTQFDTNINGVVTWEEYISLAHEQLVTFEDDTVLEDPEQESLRQLLLKEKRRFYFADMDGTPGLNATEFLAFTHTFEVDYMADFAIEDVLNEYDSDKDGFITLTEFIGTVRNEGESPTQWEIEESVRFKDLYDQDQNGKLDRDEQLRWVAPNSYGSAREEALHLVKEMDQDGDGQLSVTEVLQNQEIFINSEVTDYGRHLQLSHDEL; from the exons ATGGGCGGGACTATGCATTGTCTGCCATGGCAACCAACCACCAAGGCGGGACATCCACGGACG ATGGAACACACGCTATTCCTCTTCCTGCTGATGCTTCAATTTAGTGTTGGGCAGTTAGGCTCACCTGAACATATCCATGAAGATCATTACATTGGGAAACAGCACAATCCTGACCATGACATGGCTGTTCTGCTAGGAGAAGag AGCACCAGGGAAATAAAAGAACTCAGCCCAGGAGAGCAGAGAAAGAAGATGATTGTAGTTGTAGAGAAGATTGACACAAACAGGGACACTCTACTTAGTGCAG AGGAGATCACTCTGTGGATTCAGCATGTCTACAAACAATACGCTAAAGAAGATGCAAAAGAGCGGTTCACTCAGTTTGACACTAACATCAACGGTGTTGTTACCTGGGAGGAGTACATCTCTCTTGCTCATGAGCAACTTGTCACTTTTGAGGATGACACTGTACTGGAGGACCCAGAGCAAGAGTCTCTTAGACAA CTTCTCTTAAAGGAAAAGAGGCGCTTTTATTTTGCCGACATGGACGGCACACCTGGCCTCAACGCGACTGAGTTTCTTGCCTTCACTCACACATTTGAAGTAGATTACATGGCA gACTTTGCCATTGAAGATGTACTGAATGAATATGACTCAGATAAAGACGGATTTATCACCCTGACGGAATTTATTGGGACCGTGCGCAATGAAG GGGAATCCCCAACACAGTGGGAGATTGAAGAGTCAGTACGATTTAAAGATCTGTACGACCAAGATCAGAACGGCAAACTGGATCGAGATGAACAGCTGCGCTGGGTTGCGCCTAATAGCTACGGTTCAGCAAGAGAGGAA GCTCTTCATCTTGTCAAGGAAATGGACCAGGATGGAGATGGGCAGCTTTCAGTGACAGAAGTTTTACAAAACCAAGAAATATTTATCAACAGTGAAGTTACAGACTATGGCAGGCACCTCCAGTTGTCACATGATGAATTATAA
- the rcn2 gene encoding reticulocalbin-2 isoform X2 has product MEHTLFLFLLMLQFSVGQLGSPEHIHEDHYIGKQHNPDHDMAVLLGEESTREIKELSPGEQRKKMIVVVEKIDTNRDTLLSAEEITLWIQHVYKQYAKEDAKERFTQFDTNINGVVTWEEYISLAHEQLVTFEDDTVLEDPEQESLRQLLLKEKRRFYFADMDGTPGLNATEFLAFTHTFEVDYMADFAIEDVLNEYDSDKDGFITLTEFIGTVRNEGESPTQWEIEESVRFKDLYDQDQNGKLDRDEQLRWVAPNSYGSAREEALHLVKEMDQDGDGQLSVTEVLQNQEIFINSEVTDYGRHLQLSHDEL; this is encoded by the exons ATGGAACACACGCTATTCCTCTTCCTGCTGATGCTTCAATTTAGTGTTGGGCAGTTAGGCTCACCTGAACATATCCATGAAGATCATTACATTGGGAAACAGCACAATCCTGACCATGACATGGCTGTTCTGCTAGGAGAAGag AGCACCAGGGAAATAAAAGAACTCAGCCCAGGAGAGCAGAGAAAGAAGATGATTGTAGTTGTAGAGAAGATTGACACAAACAGGGACACTCTACTTAGTGCAG AGGAGATCACTCTGTGGATTCAGCATGTCTACAAACAATACGCTAAAGAAGATGCAAAAGAGCGGTTCACTCAGTTTGACACTAACATCAACGGTGTTGTTACCTGGGAGGAGTACATCTCTCTTGCTCATGAGCAACTTGTCACTTTTGAGGATGACACTGTACTGGAGGACCCAGAGCAAGAGTCTCTTAGACAA CTTCTCTTAAAGGAAAAGAGGCGCTTTTATTTTGCCGACATGGACGGCACACCTGGCCTCAACGCGACTGAGTTTCTTGCCTTCACTCACACATTTGAAGTAGATTACATGGCA gACTTTGCCATTGAAGATGTACTGAATGAATATGACTCAGATAAAGACGGATTTATCACCCTGACGGAATTTATTGGGACCGTGCGCAATGAAG GGGAATCCCCAACACAGTGGGAGATTGAAGAGTCAGTACGATTTAAAGATCTGTACGACCAAGATCAGAACGGCAAACTGGATCGAGATGAACAGCTGCGCTGGGTTGCGCCTAATAGCTACGGTTCAGCAAGAGAGGAA GCTCTTCATCTTGTCAAGGAAATGGACCAGGATGGAGATGGGCAGCTTTCAGTGACAGAAGTTTTACAAAACCAAGAAATATTTATCAACAGTGAAGTTACAGACTATGGCAGGCACCTCCAGTTGTCACATGATGAATTATAA